One part of the Candidatus Thorarchaeota archaeon genome encodes these proteins:
- a CDS encoding zinc ribbon domain-containing protein, producing MRSGICPKCGSTRIAGPHNLHASDDHLKIDLPGIRTATLLALTCMECGYTELYSDKYGLENIRSAGRVYRSSNPPMTKCPHCGAPIHLGETMCKECGYEF from the coding sequence ATGCGATCAGGTATATGTCCAAAATGTGGCAGTACGAGAATTGCAGGGCCACACAACCTCCATGCAAGTGACGACCATCTCAAGATTGACCTTCCGGGAATCCGCACGGCAACGCTGCTTGCTCTAACATGCATGGAGTGTGGATATACGGAGTTGTACAGCGATAAGTATGGCCTTGAGAATATTCGAAGTGCGGGTAGGGTCTATAGAAGTTCCAATCCGCCTATGACAAAGTGCCCACATTGTGGCGCACCAATTCATCTTGGAGAAACAATGTGCAAAGAATGTGGGTATGAGTTTTAG